A genomic stretch from Thauera sp. GDN1 includes:
- a CDS encoding IscS subfamily cysteine desulfurase, whose protein sequence is MKFPIYLDYSATTPVDPRVAQKMIPWLTEQFGNPASRSHAFGWEAEKAVEEAREQVAALVNADPKEIIWTSGATESNNLAIKGAAHFYQGKGKHLITVKTEHKAVLDTVRELEREGFEATYLDVQENGLIDLEVLKAAIRPDTIVVSVMFVNNEIGVIQPIAEIGEICREKGIVFHVDAAQATGKVDIDLDKLKVDLMSFSAHKTYGPKGIGALYVRRKPRVRLEAQMHGGGHERGLRSGTLATHQIVGMGEAFRIAREEMATENARIQKLRDRLLAGLTDIEATYVNGDVEQRVPHNLNISFAYVEGESLIMAIKDIAVSSGSACTSASLEPSYVLRALGRSDELAHSSIRFTIGRFTTEEEIDYTIDLLHKKIGKLRELSPLWDMYKEGIDLDTVQWAAH, encoded by the coding sequence CTGAAGTTCCCCATCTACCTCGACTACTCGGCGACGACCCCGGTGGATCCGCGCGTGGCGCAGAAGATGATCCCGTGGCTGACCGAGCAATTCGGCAACCCGGCCAGCCGTTCGCACGCGTTCGGCTGGGAGGCCGAGAAGGCGGTCGAGGAGGCCCGCGAGCAGGTGGCTGCACTGGTCAATGCCGACCCCAAGGAGATCATCTGGACCTCCGGTGCCACCGAATCGAACAACCTCGCGATCAAGGGTGCCGCGCACTTCTACCAGGGCAAGGGCAAGCACCTCATCACCGTGAAGACCGAGCACAAGGCGGTGCTCGACACCGTGCGCGAGCTCGAGCGCGAAGGCTTCGAGGCGACCTACCTCGACGTGCAGGAAAACGGCCTGATCGACCTCGAGGTGCTGAAGGCGGCGATCCGCCCCGACACGATCGTGGTGTCGGTGATGTTCGTGAACAACGAGATCGGCGTGATCCAGCCGATCGCCGAGATCGGCGAGATCTGCCGCGAGAAGGGCATCGTGTTCCATGTCGACGCGGCGCAGGCGACCGGCAAGGTCGACATCGACCTCGACAAGCTCAAGGTCGACCTGATGAGCTTCTCCGCGCACAAGACCTACGGGCCCAAGGGCATCGGTGCGCTCTACGTGCGTCGCAAGCCGCGCGTGCGCCTGGAGGCGCAGATGCACGGCGGCGGTCACGAGCGCGGCCTGCGCTCGGGCACCCTGGCCACCCATCAGATCGTCGGCATGGGCGAGGCCTTCCGCATTGCACGCGAGGAGATGGCGACGGAAAATGCGCGCATCCAGAAGCTGCGCGACCGGCTGCTCGCCGGCCTGACCGACATCGAGGCCACCTACGTGAACGGTGACGTCGAGCAGCGTGTTCCGCACAACCTCAACATCTCCTTCGCCTACGTCGAAGGCGAGTCGCTGATCATGGCGATCAAGGACATCGCGGTTTCTTCGGGGTCTGCATGTACCTCGGCGAGCCTGGAGCCGTCCTATGTGCTGCGCGCGCTCGGTCGCAGCGACGAACTGGCGCACAGCTCGATCCGGTTCACGATCGGCCGCTTCACCACCGAGGAAGAGATCGACTACACGATCGACCTGCTGCACAAGAAGATCGGCAAGCTGCGCGAGCTCTCGCCCTTGTGGGACATGTACAAGGAAGGCATCGATCTCGACACCGTGCAGTGGGCCGCGCACTGA
- the iscA gene encoding iron-sulfur cluster assembly protein IscA, whose translation MAVSLSESAAKHVSNFIAKRGKGFGIRLGVKTSGCSGMAYKLEFVDHTEMEDLVFESHGVKVVIDPKSLAYLDGTELDFVKEGLNEGFKFNNPNVKDQCGCGESFNV comes from the coding sequence ATGGCCGTTAGTCTTTCCGAATCTGCCGCCAAGCACGTCTCGAACTTCATCGCCAAGCGCGGCAAGGGTTTCGGCATCCGCCTCGGCGTCAAGACCTCGGGCTGCTCGGGCATGGCCTACAAGCTCGAGTTCGTGGACCACACCGAAATGGAAGACCTGGTGTTCGAGAGCCATGGCGTCAAGGTCGTCATCGACCCCAAGAGCCTGGCCTATCTCGACGGCACCGAGCTCGACTTCGTCAAGGAAGGTTTGAACGAGGGCTTCAAGTTCAACAACCCGAACGTGAAGGATCAGTGCGGGTGCGGCGAAAGCTTCAACGTCTGA
- the iscU gene encoding Fe-S cluster assembly scaffold IscU encodes MAYSEKVLDHYENPRNVGSFAKDEEGVATGMVGAPACGDVMKLQIKVGKDGVIEDAKFKTYGCGSAIASSSLVTEWVKGKTIDQALEIKNTQIAEELALPPVKIHCSILAEDAIKAAVADYKKKHDA; translated from the coding sequence ATGGCATACAGCGAAAAGGTCCTCGACCACTACGAAAACCCCCGCAACGTCGGCTCCTTCGCCAAGGACGAGGAAGGCGTGGCCACCGGCATGGTGGGCGCCCCGGCCTGTGGCGACGTGATGAAGCTGCAGATCAAGGTCGGCAAGGACGGCGTGATCGAGGACGCGAAATTCAAGACCTACGGCTGCGGCTCGGCGATCGCGTCGAGCTCGCTGGTCACCGAGTGGGTCAAGGGCAAGACCATCGACCAGGCCCTCGAGATCAAGAACACCCAGATCGCCGAGGAACTCGCACTGCCGCCGGTCAAGATCCACTGTTCGATCCTAGCCGAGGATGCGATCAAGGCTGCCGTCGCCGACTACAAGAAGAAGCACGACGCCTGA
- the hscB gene encoding Fe-S protein assembly co-chaperone HscB codes for MSIDLKQDFFTLFGLPRRYALDESALEAAWHELQSQVHPDRHAHLSDAEKRVSMQWATRVNEGFRILRQPLARAQYLLELAGVDAGLETNTAMSPEFLMEQMEWREAVEEAREAAEVDELEALHRRLLAHAREVRGELAAQLDDERDYEAAADTVRRLMFIDKLQQEIDEALLALEN; via the coding sequence ATGAGCATCGACCTCAAGCAGGACTTCTTCACCTTGTTCGGGCTGCCGCGCCGCTATGCGCTCGACGAGTCGGCGCTGGAGGCGGCGTGGCACGAGCTGCAGTCGCAGGTGCATCCCGATCGCCACGCCCACCTCTCCGACGCCGAGAAGCGGGTGTCGATGCAGTGGGCGACCCGCGTCAACGAAGGCTTCCGTATCCTGCGCCAGCCGCTGGCGCGGGCGCAGTATCTGCTCGAGCTCGCCGGCGTCGATGCCGGGCTCGAAACCAATACCGCGATGTCCCCCGAGTTCCTGATGGAGCAGATGGAGTGGCGCGAGGCGGTGGAGGAGGCGCGCGAAGCCGCCGAGGTCGATGAGCTCGAGGCCCTTCACCGGCGCCTGCTTGCGCACGCCCGCGAGGTGCGTGGCGAACTCGCTGCCCAGCTCGACGATGAACGGGATTACGAAGCAGCGGCCGACACCGTGCGCCGGCTGATGTTCATCGACAAACTCCAGCAAGAAATCGACGAGGCCCTGCTGGCCCTCGAAAACTAG
- the dapE gene encoding succinyl-diaminopimelate desuccinylase → MTTEATLALACELIARPSVTPEDAGCLDLIAERLRPLGFTLERIDSGGVCNLWARRGSAAPVLCFAGHTDVVPPGPAEAWNTPPFEPTLKDGVLYGRGAADMKSSLAAFVTAIERFVATHPDHAGSIALLLTSDEEGVATHGTVKVVEALAARGERLDYCVVGEPTSVKTLGDMIKNGRRGSLSGTMRVKGRQGHVAYPHLARNPIHLFAPALAELAGITWDEGNEFFPPTTWQVSNIHAGTGANNVIPGVCEVMFNFRFASVTTAEELKRRTCEALDRHGLDYEIDWHLSGKPFITGRGKLVGALSAAIRDTLGVDTELSTTGGTSDGRFIAEICAEVVEFGPVNASIHQVNECIAADAIEPLSVVYERTLQALLGADR, encoded by the coding sequence ATGACCACCGAAGCCACGCTGGCCCTGGCCTGCGAACTCATTGCCCGTCCCTCAGTGACCCCCGAGGACGCCGGCTGCCTGGACCTGATCGCCGAGCGCCTGCGCCCCCTCGGCTTCACCCTCGAACGCATCGACAGCGGCGGCGTCTGCAACCTGTGGGCAAGGCGCGGCAGCGCGGCGCCGGTGCTGTGCTTCGCCGGCCACACCGACGTCGTTCCACCCGGTCCGGCAGAGGCCTGGAATACCCCGCCCTTCGAACCGACGCTGAAGGACGGCGTGCTCTACGGCCGCGGCGCCGCGGACATGAAGTCCTCGCTGGCCGCCTTCGTCACCGCGATCGAGCGCTTCGTCGCCACCCACCCCGATCACGCCGGCAGCATCGCGCTGCTGCTGACCTCGGACGAGGAAGGCGTGGCCACCCACGGCACGGTCAAGGTCGTCGAGGCGCTGGCCGCGCGCGGCGAGCGCCTCGACTACTGCGTGGTCGGCGAGCCGACCTCGGTGAAGACCCTCGGCGACATGATCAAGAACGGCCGCCGCGGCTCGCTGTCCGGCACGATGCGGGTCAAGGGTCGCCAGGGCCACGTGGCCTACCCGCACCTGGCACGCAACCCGATCCACCTGTTCGCGCCCGCACTGGCCGAACTCGCCGGGATCACCTGGGACGAAGGCAACGAGTTCTTCCCGCCCACGACCTGGCAGGTGTCCAACATCCACGCCGGCACCGGCGCGAACAACGTGATCCCGGGCGTGTGCGAGGTGATGTTCAACTTCCGCTTCGCCTCGGTGACCACCGCCGAGGAACTGAAGCGCCGTACCTGCGAGGCGCTCGATCGCCATGGCCTCGACTATGAGATCGACTGGCACCTGTCCGGCAAGCCCTTCATCACCGGGCGCGGCAAGCTGGTCGGCGCGCTGTCGGCTGCCATCCGCGACACGCTCGGCGTGGACACGGAACTGTCGACCACCGGTGGCACCTCCGACGGCCGCTTCATCGCCGAGATCTGTGCCGAGGTGGTCGAGTTCGGGCCGGTCAACGCCTCCATCCATCAGGTCAACGAGTGCATCGCCGCCGACGCGATCGAACCCCTGTCCGTCGTTTACGAGCGCACCCTGCAGGCGCTGCTCGGCGCCGACCGCTGA
- the prmB gene encoding 50S ribosomal protein L3 N(5)-glutamine methyltransferase has translation MSQHEHDEHEHHDDDHEHEHGPLVELVTVRDWLRYAVTRFNRAGIFCGHGVQDSFDEAVWLILGTLALPLDRLEPFLDACIPGEERIALLEAIEQRADERLPTAYILGEAWLGDFRFSVDERVIVPRSFFAELLEDGLAPWVEDPDAVGSVLDLCTGSGCLAVLMAHAFPNAGVVAADLSEDALEVARINVADYGLEDRIELVRSDVFSALGGRRFDLILSNPPYVTAEAMDELPPEYLHEPRMALASGDDGLDVVRKLIAEGAAHLNPDGVLAVEVGHNRHIVEAAFPDLPFNWLSTRGGDDMVFVLRREDLPGA, from the coding sequence ATGTCCCAGCACGAGCACGACGAACACGAGCACCACGACGACGATCACGAACACGAGCACGGCCCGCTGGTCGAGCTCGTCACCGTGCGCGACTGGCTGCGCTACGCGGTCACCCGCTTCAACCGCGCCGGCATCTTCTGCGGCCACGGCGTGCAGGACAGCTTCGACGAGGCGGTATGGCTGATCCTCGGCACGCTCGCGCTGCCGCTCGATCGTCTGGAGCCCTTCCTCGACGCCTGCATTCCGGGCGAGGAGCGCATCGCGCTGCTCGAAGCCATCGAACAGCGTGCCGACGAGCGCCTGCCGACCGCCTACATCCTGGGCGAGGCCTGGCTGGGCGACTTCCGCTTCAGCGTCGACGAGCGGGTGATCGTGCCGCGCTCCTTCTTCGCCGAGCTGCTCGAGGACGGACTGGCGCCGTGGGTGGAGGATCCGGATGCGGTCGGCAGTGTGCTCGACCTGTGCACCGGCTCGGGCTGCCTGGCGGTGCTGATGGCACACGCCTTCCCGAATGCCGGGGTGGTCGCGGCCGACCTGTCGGAGGACGCGCTCGAGGTCGCCCGCATCAACGTCGCCGACTACGGCCTCGAGGACCGCATCGAGCTGGTGCGCAGCGACGTGTTCTCGGCGCTGGGCGGGCGCCGCTTCGACCTGATCCTCAGCAATCCGCCCTACGTGACCGCCGAGGCCATGGACGAACTGCCGCCCGAATATCTCCACGAGCCGCGCATGGCGCTGGCGTCGGGCGACGACGGGCTGGACGTGGTGCGCAAGCTGATCGCCGAGGGCGCCGCCCACCTGAATCCGGACGGCGTGCTGGCGGTGGAGGTGGGACACAACCGCCACATCGTCGAGGCGGCCTTCCCCGACCTGCCCTTCAACTGGCTGTCGACCCGCGGCGGCGACGACATGGTGTTCGTGCTGCGGCGCGAGGACCTGCCGGGGGCATAA
- the iscX gene encoding Fe-S cluster assembly protein IscX: MKWTEVQEIAIELADAHPDVDPTRVNFVDLMNWVMALPEFDDDPKRCGERILEGIQQAWIDEVA, from the coding sequence ATGAAGTGGACCGAGGTTCAGGAAATCGCCATCGAGCTCGCCGACGCCCACCCCGACGTGGATCCGACGCGGGTGAACTTCGTCGACCTGATGAACTGGGTCATGGCACTGCCCGAGTTCGACGACGATCCCAAGCGCTGCGGAGAGCGCATCCTCGAGGGTATCCAGCAGGCCTGGATCGACGAGGTCGCCTGA
- the hscA gene encoding Fe-S protein assembly chaperone HscA, whose protein sequence is MALLQIAEPGMSAEPHKHRLAVGIDLGTTNSLVATVRNGIAVCLPDETGRTMLPSVVRYGTDGTIEVGLGAMKAQAVDPRNTIVSVKRFMGRGLKDVAHIETMPYDFEDSAGMVRLRTAQGIKSPVEVSAEILRKLRERAEASLGGALVGAVITVPAYFDDAQRQATKDAARLAGLDVLRLLNEPTAAAVAYGLDNAAEGVYAVYDLGGGTFDLSILKLTRGVFEVLSTNGDAALGGDDFDHRLFCWILDRARISPPSMEDARRLQMKAREAKELLTTCEEAPIHLRLASGEEVDLVVTRDEFAEMTKHLVQKTLTPVRKALRDAGLSPDEIKGVVMVGGATRMPHIQRAVANYFGQEPLTNLDPDKVVALGAAMQANVLAGNRPEQDDWLLLDVIPLSLGLETMGGLVEKVVPRNSTLPIARAQEFTTFKDGQTAMAFHVVQGERELVSDCRSLARFELRGIPPMVAGAARIRVTFQVDADGLLSVSAREMSSGVEASVLVKPSYGLSDDEIAEMLKSGVEHAGDDMMARALREQQVEADRVIEASEHALEKDGSLLDAQERAAIDAAIAELRRLRAGSDHRAIKAGIDALGRATDEFAARRMDNSIRSVLAGHKVDELEL, encoded by the coding sequence ATGGCCCTGCTGCAAATCGCCGAACCCGGCATGTCCGCCGAGCCGCACAAGCACCGGCTGGCGGTGGGTATCGACCTCGGTACCACCAATTCGCTCGTCGCCACCGTCCGCAACGGCATCGCCGTGTGCCTGCCCGATGAAACCGGCCGCACCATGCTGCCCTCGGTCGTCCGCTATGGCACCGACGGCACGATCGAGGTCGGCCTCGGGGCGATGAAGGCCCAGGCCGTCGACCCGCGCAACACGATCGTCTCGGTCAAGCGCTTCATGGGGCGCGGACTCAAGGATGTGGCGCACATCGAGACCATGCCCTACGACTTCGAGGACAGCGCCGGCATGGTGCGGCTGCGCACCGCGCAGGGCATCAAGAGCCCGGTCGAGGTCTCGGCCGAGATCCTGCGCAAGCTGCGCGAGCGCGCCGAGGCCAGCCTGGGCGGCGCACTGGTCGGCGCAGTGATCACGGTGCCGGCCTATTTCGACGATGCCCAGCGCCAGGCGACCAAGGACGCCGCGCGCCTGGCCGGCCTCGACGTGCTGCGCCTGCTCAACGAACCGACCGCGGCCGCGGTGGCCTACGGCCTCGACAACGCCGCCGAAGGCGTCTATGCGGTCTATGACCTCGGCGGTGGCACCTTCGACCTCTCCATCCTCAAGCTGACCCGCGGCGTGTTCGAGGTGCTGTCCACCAACGGCGATGCAGCGCTGGGCGGCGACGACTTCGATCACCGCCTGTTCTGCTGGATCCTGGACAGGGCGCGCATCTCGCCGCCGTCGATGGAGGATGCCCGCCGCCTGCAGATGAAGGCGCGCGAGGCCAAGGAACTGCTGACCACCTGCGAGGAAGCGCCGATCCACCTGCGCCTGGCCTCGGGTGAGGAGGTCGACCTGGTCGTGACCCGCGACGAGTTCGCGGAGATGACCAAGCACCTGGTGCAGAAGACGCTGACGCCGGTGCGCAAGGCGCTGCGCGACGCCGGGCTGTCGCCCGACGAGATCAAGGGCGTGGTCATGGTCGGCGGCGCGACCCGCATGCCGCACATCCAGCGCGCGGTGGCGAACTACTTCGGGCAGGAGCCGCTGACCAACCTCGATCCGGACAAGGTGGTCGCGCTCGGCGCGGCGATGCAGGCCAACGTGCTTGCGGGCAACCGCCCGGAGCAGGACGACTGGCTGCTGCTCGACGTCATCCCGCTGTCGCTCGGCCTGGAGACAATGGGCGGCCTGGTCGAGAAGGTCGTGCCGCGCAACTCCACGCTGCCGATCGCGCGCGCCCAGGAATTCACCACCTTCAAGGACGGGCAGACCGCGATGGCCTTCCACGTCGTGCAGGGCGAGCGCGAGCTGGTGTCGGACTGCCGCTCCCTGGCACGCTTCGAGCTCCGCGGCATCCCGCCGATGGTCGCCGGTGCGGCGCGCATCCGCGTCACCTTCCAGGTCGATGCCGATGGCCTGCTGTCGGTTTCGGCGCGCGAGATGTCTTCGGGTGTCGAGGCCAGCGTGCTGGTGAAGCCGTCCTACGGCCTGTCCGACGACGAGATCGCCGAGATGCTGAAGTCCGGCGTCGAGCACGCCGGCGACGACATGATGGCGCGTGCGCTGCGTGAGCAGCAGGTCGAGGCCGATCGAGTGATCGAGGCCAGCGAGCACGCGCTGGAAAAGGATGGCAGCCTGCTCGACGCGCAGGAACGCGCTGCGATCGACGCCGCCATCGCCGAACTGCGCCGCCTGCGTGCGGGCAGCGACCACCGCGCGATCAAGGCCGGCATCGATGCCCTTGGCCGCGCCACCGACGAATTTGCCGCCCGCCGCATGGACAACAGCATCCGCTCGGTGCTGGCTGGCCACAAGGTGGACGAACTCGAACTCTGA
- the fdx gene encoding ISC system 2Fe-2S type ferredoxin, whose translation MTQIIVLPHVELCPDGSVIEAAPGTTICDSLLENGIDIEHACEKSCACTTCHVIVREGFASLNPAEDEEEDLLDKAWGLEPQSRLSCQAVVAEAPLVVEIPRYTINMAREGKH comes from the coding sequence ATGACCCAGATCATCGTCCTGCCCCACGTCGAACTCTGCCCCGACGGCAGCGTCATCGAGGCTGCCCCAGGCACCACCATCTGCGACAGCCTGCTCGAGAACGGCATCGACATCGAGCATGCGTGCGAGAAGTCCTGCGCGTGCACCACCTGCCACGTCATCGTCCGCGAAGGCTTCGCCTCCCTGAACCCGGCCGAGGACGAAGAGGAAGACCTGCTCGACAAGGCCTGGGGCCTGGAGCCGCAGTCGCGCCTGTCCTGCCAGGCGGTGGTCGCCGAGGCCCCGCTGGTGGTCGAGATCCCGCGCTACACGATCAACATGGCCCGCGAAGGAAAGCACTGA
- a CDS encoding cysteine desulfurase family protein yields MSFAPVYLDWNATTPLDPVVREAMLPWLGAAEPVRFGNASSRHEYGRQARAAIDEARARVAAAAGAHATEVIFTSGGSEANNLFLKGAAATMKPALVAVSAIEHPCVREPARQLQRGDWTLREIAVDAEGRIDDADWQAVLGARPRLVSVMLANNETGVVQDIATLAAQARAAGAWFHTDAVQALGKIEVDFRALGVHGMTLSAHKIGGPLGAGALVIDKRVELAPLIAGGGQERGLRSGTENVAAIVGFGVACERALARRANEALRLATLRDEVEQALGALGARIFSAGAPRLPNTVFFALPDIDGETLVGKLDRAGFACASGSACSSANPEPSHTLLAMGVEPGIARGAVRVSLGRDTVAEDVRRFIETFAHVVGELKNLASVAA; encoded by the coding sequence ATGAGCTTCGCCCCGGTCTACCTCGACTGGAACGCCACCACGCCGCTCGACCCGGTCGTGCGCGAGGCGATGCTGCCCTGGCTCGGTGCCGCCGAGCCGGTGCGCTTCGGCAACGCTTCGAGCCGGCACGAGTACGGTCGCCAGGCGCGCGCGGCGATCGATGAGGCGCGGGCGCGGGTGGCCGCCGCCGCGGGGGCGCACGCCACGGAGGTGATCTTCACCAGCGGCGGCTCCGAGGCCAACAACCTGTTCCTGAAGGGCGCCGCGGCGACGATGAAACCGGCGCTGGTCGCCGTCAGCGCCATCGAGCACCCCTGCGTGCGCGAGCCGGCCCGGCAGCTGCAGCGCGGCGACTGGACCCTGCGCGAGATCGCGGTCGACGCCGAGGGCCGGATCGATGACGCGGACTGGCAGGCCGTGCTGGGCGCGCGGCCGCGCCTGGTGTCGGTGATGCTCGCCAACAACGAGACCGGCGTGGTGCAGGACATCGCCACGCTCGCCGCGCAGGCGAGGGCGGCCGGCGCCTGGTTCCACACCGATGCGGTGCAGGCGCTGGGCAAGATCGAGGTCGATTTCCGCGCCCTCGGCGTTCATGGCATGACCCTGTCGGCGCACAAGATCGGCGGCCCGCTCGGCGCGGGCGCGCTGGTGATCGACAAACGGGTGGAGCTGGCGCCCCTGATCGCAGGTGGTGGCCAGGAGCGCGGACTGCGCTCGGGCACCGAGAACGTCGCCGCCATCGTCGGTTTCGGCGTCGCCTGCGAGCGCGCCCTCGCGCGCCGTGCGAACGAGGCACTGCGCCTGGCCACCTTGCGCGACGAGGTCGAGCAGGCGCTCGGAGCGCTCGGTGCGCGCATCTTTTCGGCAGGTGCGCCGCGGCTGCCGAACACCGTGTTTTTCGCGCTTCCCGACATCGACGGCGAGACCCTGGTCGGCAAGCTCGACCGCGCCGGCTTCGCCTGCGCCAGCGGCTCGGCCTGCTCGAGTGCGAATCCCGAGCCCTCGCATACGCTGCTGGCGATGGGCGTCGAGCCGGGCATCGCCCGCGGCGCGGTGCGAGTCAGCCTCGGTCGCGACACGGTGGCGGAGGATGTGCGCCGCTTCATCGAAACCTTCGCCCACGTGGTGGGCGAACTGAAGAACCTGGCCTCGGTGGCCGCCTGA